Below is a genomic region from Eremothecium sinecaudum strain ATCC 58844 chromosome V, complete sequence.
TATAAAAAGACCAAACTCCTCGTCATCTTGGTCTTCGTCATCATCTACCTCCTCATCATCACGGGATATTTCATATTTACGATTTTCGGCGACTCTATAATGACTAGAATACCCTTTACTGGAAGCAACGTTACCATCGTATTTCTCATCGTCGTCGTCAACATCATCATAATCGTAAGCATATTCATCATGGTCGTAATCATTATCATAATCAAAATCCGTGTGATGGTTTACAGCCATGCACTGCTCGACACGGTCATTAAAATGAATATGTCTGTCCTTCAACTTATCCTTCTCCTTGTTTGTCTTGGACAAAATTGATGGTAAAACTTGAATTTTTGAAGGTGATTTACTATCATTCAAGTGAGATTCTGGACGCGGCTGTTGTGGTGGGATATTAGCATCGCTACCGATTTCAAAGCTTACCGGCATCTTTGTATGTAAATTCTGTGGAGGTGGTGAATTTATCGGGGACGTAGAATGACCAGGCTCCTTTGAACTGGCCATATGGGTAGAAACGTAATACTGTGAATTAACCCTAGCTGCCAATGCATCATAATCATCGTGCTGGTAATTGCGGCCGTAGCCATCCATAATAGAATTTGCATCTGTAATTTGTTTCCTATGTTGTCTCGCAACAGTTAATCGCCAAAGAGCGTTTTCTTCAATTATTTCCGAAACAGAACGTTTTTTCAAAATAGGCTTAGGACCTGTCCTGCGGTCTTCCTTTTCGACTTGCTTTGCGGGTACCCTTTTAGATGTCTCATCGTCTGAAGCATAGCCAAACTCTTCGTGTTGAGCGACGCCACTTTTTACGTTATTATAGTTACCGTGAGTACTGTGAGTGGAATTACAATTATCACGTACAATTGGGCCATAAAGCCACGTCACGTCCGAGTCCTTCGACCAATTAACCATCTCGGGGCTTACAGTCTGAAGGTTATTCCGAGCCTTCGCCCACGTTCTCCATGACGCGTTTTCCAATCTAGCGGCATTAATTAAGTCCTGCTCGCCTTTTTGTCGCTTTTTCAATATAATATACTTCCAGGATTGAGATATATCAGACTCCTCCCATTTATGCGATAAGTAGTCCACGTGTCTGTTAGGCTCATGCTGTACATCGTTATCGTCCAATGGAAGCCTAAAACTGTCCGTATCAGGTACCGGGGGCGATTTACTATCTTCCGCACCACCAACACTCAGTACCGTCAGTTGTGGGGATAGCATACTCCCAGAAAAATTGCATTGTTGTTGCTCACAGGCCACCGCGTCCTGATCCGCCGGCGGAAGACATACAGAGCTTCTCTCCGAATAGTTACCAAAACTCGTAGGAGTTCTCTCCAAATTACCGCCATAAGCAGACGACCTTTCCAATAATTTCCTCGTCGGTTCTATGTATTCATCAAGCAAACCCATTGAACGTGTCCTTTTTAAATTGAATGTCGTCCTCTCGAACTCATCTCTGTCTCCAACTTCAACTGCCATAGAAACTGAAGGACCCAGCCATTCACTCGAACCGTTCTCCTGCTTCTTGGTAACACCGCCTTTATTGGACCCGCCCTGTGAAAAGTAGTCCATCAAATCCCTTGGCATAGTGTCGAAAGTAAACAAAACGCAAACTTAGCTATTTCAACCTATGTAGACAATCACTCAGGGCTCTCGCCTACTCTCACTTTATCACCAACAAGAGAGTCTTCAATCCCTTTTCTATGATTCTCTTGCTTTTTGTGTGAACAACTGTCTCTTTCGTTACCAGAGATACACACACGTGCTTTCGTTGTTCTAGCACAAATCGAACACCAAAACTCAACTAAATCTCTTCTGTTCCAATCCAAGCGCTCTAGTTAAATACAACCCTGACCAAGAACGTTCAAATCTCCCGTTATACGCCCTGTGCTGGTTATAACTTCGACGTTTTGCTTCCTTTAGTTATACAAAGGAGGGAATCCAAATAAGAACAGGAGTCAAAAAAGACATTTGCTGGTGACCGTATATAGTTacatttgaagaagaacgACGCTGCATGAGCTATTCTACATAAAGGTAAGTTGGTAATCGAGCAACGAGCCAGTCAAAGAGTCTGTACCAAGTATTAGACGTGGTCCGACTGTGTTACTCTGTATTGGTTGTATATCCATTGCTTGTATAATGCTGCGTCTACCTTGTAAGTTTCCGCCCGGTACGTTTAAAGTGTGCGGAACTGAAAGCGCGTGAACAAGGGCTCCGGTATCGCACTCATAAATTAGGAGGTCTCCCTGGTCCGAATTTACATAGCAGTATTTTTCATGCCATAGAAGTCGTCGGGATGTACGTTTGGGAGTTCTGTTCCTAAAGGCGTCAGCAGGCGTTAGTTCTCGCTTCAAGCAACAAAGTCCGTTTGCTGTTGACCAAATTTTGCACTTTCCATCTTTGCCCGTAGAAAGAAATTTCCTGGTTGCGGTGGGAGTGGGCTCGATTGAAATATCGTTTGTGTATGTATGATGTGCGCCGGTGACAGTACAGACGCATCTGTTGGCCATACGTAAATCCCAGGTCCGAAGCGATCCCGCACTGTCGCCAGTGATGACGTAACGCGTATCAGAGTATTCGGGGGAAGTACTTGAGGTAGGAGCAGCAACGAATTTGGCGCATAAGACTTGCGAATTAGGGAGGTTGGATCGAGAGCCCAGTATCATTCCTTTCCCTCGCACGTTGCGTAAGTCTAGTACGCAAGGATTCTTATCGTCCAGACCACAGAGAATTAGATCTTCTTTAGTGTCTATCTGGTTTATACGATAGGGAAGTGATATCGAATGCACTGACTGGAATGCAGCCGTGTCCCAAATTTTAATTGTGTAGTCAGTCCCTGCGGTTATGAACATGCCATTGTCGCGGGCGTAGAATAGACAGTTCGTGACTGTGTGGACGCCGGGCGCGGATTGCAGGTGTTCATCCGATGAAAAAGAGTCGTAGTAATGAGTGCTAGATATGCTTGGTGGTGCTATGAGCGAGCGCTGGCTGTATGTAACTATATTTTTCACTTGTCGCACGTTATGTCTTTCTAGCATTTTGCGGGGAAGAGGTTGGCGATGTTCTGCAATAGAGCCCTTAAGATAGTGTCTACGCTTATTGAGGTTTGTACCGCGTGTGTGATCATCAGAATGTCGCGATTCAAACTGCCACATAGACAAACTCCCATCAGTTCCAGCTGAGATAAAGAATTGACCTGTTTGGCGCTCTATTGCGATGGCTGTAACTCCTATAGTTGCGCCGGCAGCGCCGGCAGTTTTCGAGTGCTGATAGATATCTGGAGAGTCCACAAGTAGAGTGCAATGTCGAGTAAGTGATTCATCTTCGTCCAGTGCATAGTTGAGCCAGCGGTGGTACATAGCGATGTTTGCAAGCGTAGCTGTTTTGCGTTCCGTAGCGCTTACTTCatttctatatatatatatatacacTTTCATGAAAAGAGCTCACCGTAATTCACTTTAACCATGTAAACGGACGAGTAAAGCATACGCACTCAATGTCGGCCCTAGATCAGTTTGTTATGCAGGATGTTGCCAAACACTGCCCTAAGCAGTTTATGGAAATGCATAAGTGTATTGCTCAGAATCGCGATGACCCTTCACAGTGTAACTTTAGACAAAAAGACCTCGCAACATGTATAAAGCAGAAAGTACCAAGTGTCCAAGCAATTATGTCAAATTGTGGTGACAAGATGAATGATTATCAGCAATGCATAACCGATAACATGGAGTCACGTACTATAAATGAAAATTGCCTTGGGTATTTAGAAGAAATGAGGAAATGTGCATCGAAATGGGTTGAGGGTAAGACATTACCAATAAATGAATTGTAAGAGTGAAGCATATATCTAATACTGCAGTTTTACTCGGCCTAAAATATGTATGTATATATGTAATTTATGTTTTATATTTCGCATTATTCAAAGCACTATTTCTCACAAGCGATACAGCTATCGATGTTTAGCACATAACGCGGACGCGTTCAGTATACAGGACTTATAATGCTGCTTGTAACGTAGTTTCTTCTTAGCTTGAGAATGGACAACCTGTATATACTACCTCCGTCTACTTCTGAGCCATCTGCTGTATCGAAGTTACCTTCTATTGCGGAAGTGGCGTAGACATCACCATCCGGACCTAAACAACATGAGGAGATACGGGGCGTAGGGAATTTATATTCATCTACCAACTCACCACATGGATTGATCTCTTGGATCTTGTAAGCAGCCCAAACAGCTGTGTATAAGTGGCCATCTCTTGGATCAACAAAACTACCATCTGGTTGAGCATCAGGGTAATCCTTATTACTATCATTCTTGGTGCTATAAAATACACGCTTCTTGTCAATTGCGGGAGCACCATTGAGGAATGGTGCCTCCCAGATAATACAATTGGTACTGTCAGTTATGTATATCTTAGAGGAATCAGGATTCCAGTTAATGGCATTTGGAATGTGGACATTGTCGAGAACCATTTGACACTCTTTACGCTGCAAATTAACTCTTAGCACACATCCTTCTGGATCCTTTTTAGTATCAGGCCCTCCAAAAGAAAAATCAGTCATTAAGCCAATATAGATTTCCCGCCCGTTAGGGGAAACCGCTCCATCATTTGTTCTTAAACGGGCCCAAGACTTCTTAAACTTGCTGTCTCTAAACAAGTAGATATATTCCCACTTTCCACTGGCGGTATCCAATTTGCCAATCCCATATCTACCCCCAAATAGCACAGTTTTAACCGCATTTCCATCACTGTCTTCAATAGGAAACACGCAACCAACTCTCTCCGCGGATTGTGGATCATATGGATACTCAGCAGGGTTCTTATATGACAATGAGCTAATTGAGTAAACCTTATAATTTTCATTAGGGTTGGCAATTGTGGTCACTCTATAGATTTCACCTTGGAAAACATCAACCCAAAACAACTCCTGCGATCTTGCTAAATAAGTAATACCCTCTGATAAAATGGCGTTCTTAGCGTGAAAGTACTTTGAAACCGACATTTTGTATGATCCTGTCAAAGTTACAGCTTTAATGTGTAAAGATTTGAAATAATGTAATTGTAACAACTAAAGTTACCTAGAGCGGCTTAAAAACTCGAAATGAATATTTAAAATCTGTTAACCCCTTACAATAAAATGTCAATCCAGACAAACTTTTTATCTATTGAAAAGTGTTTTAGTTACAAGTTTTTAAGTAAATGATACTAGACGGTATCCTTAATCTCTTTTACAAGTTATTGTGCGTCTATATAGTTCTTGTGGAGCATGAATTTGATCTGAAACATACGTATTCCATCTTGTAGGGAGGCTTCCTACGTAATACAATTTATCAAACTACCTTACGATATCTAGATTTACTAAGATTCCTAGCAGTATTTACAAGGCAAATAGTCATTGATAAGCTGCTTTTCAAGAGGTCTAGTTGTTCTAAATAATAACCGCTGAACCGCTTAAGGGCTCGGTTAACGGTACTAAGGGGTGTGAGACGTTAACAATCGGCAGTattgtcacgtgatatgTCCAGTTCTAAGGATTATGGGTAGAGCATATCAGATACGCGCTGGAGGTGATCACCGAGCTGATAGTCTGAGGTTTTGTTTTCTATGGAAACGGGATAAGAGAAGGTACCAAGATTCTCTTCGGCAATCTGTGTCGCCCGCGCTTTTTATACATTGGGGttaaatgtatatatagACATTGGCGGTGTAATCTTGAACAATGCCAGCAAATAGCTTTTCCCTTCGTCGTGTTTATTTGCCCCTCTTTCATTGAGTAACTCCGTTTCTTCAGAACTCCATTTTTCTGTCTCGGATAGAAGGCGCTGACGCTGTCGCATTAGTGGCGGTGAGATAATAAGTGAATGCCTGGACAGGGCCAGATTTTCAGCTTTCGATATTCAATGCCTAATAAGTTTGACAATATTTCTATTATTTGAGCTTTTATTTCTCACTGTAGTTACGTGAGCTAGACACTAAGTGATTGCACCAGTATTCTGGTAAACAGCCGGATAGAGATTGCGGACTTATATAGAAGTTTACGGTATTTAGAGCTGTAAAGGTATCTTATACCACATTTAGTGGGGCATTATGCTGTATATTGACAACGCCATAGTTTAGTAAAAGAATACTATCCTGGATTGTGTAGTCTTTCTTGTCTTATGTTTGTGCGTTCCAGTGGGGCGTTTTGTCCTTATTCAGTTACATTTAACATTCAAATTTAAGTTCTACGTAAAACACTAATTGAAGTCACTTTGATAGTAAAAAACATAAACTGGCACTGCATTGAGTGCTTCTCTCTGTTTATATTCTTTACAACATTTGTGATGCATAGTATTACAACTTGAGGATATTTACGAGTTTATATGAATGTATTACATAATTTTAGGATATCACTAGGGCTTTTATACTGTGTTTTCACATCCTTCGACACCGATATCCATAGGTCGCCGTATTTCGGTTCATGCTCTTCGACGAGTGCTTCAACTTCCGCGGTATCTTTATCGGTTTGCTTCAAAAGCTTATAGTACCACGCCCATGCATCACCCGACTTAGGATGGGTTTCAGTTGCATGCTGAAACCACCTTAATGCTTTCTCGATCTGGCCCTCTTTATAGAAGCTCTTGCCAATTTCGGTTAGGACCAGACCATTATTGTTTGTACTTTTCAACGCTTGCTGGAACATTGTTTTACGTAGAGATTTCTTCTCGACGAGCTGAATGTTTAGACACCAAAGGTTAGGGTTTTCTGGACATTTTCGCAAACCCTCTTGGACGACCAATATTGCGTGATTTTTGTTTCCTACTCTGACCTCCATCTGGGCTCTTGCGACGTAGATCTCCCAAGAGCCAGGGTTCTTAAGAAGACCTAAATCTAGATCTGAGCGGGCACTGGTCGTTTTCTGGAACTGCTGCTCATCCAATTTTGCCAATTGTACCCAGAATTTGGGCCGGCTGGGAAATTCTTTCGATGCTATTGTAAGAACTTCTCTTGCTTCAGATAGGAGGGACATTTCAACGTAGACTTGGCTTAGTTGTAAGCGCAGTTTCTCACAGGCAGGGTATTTTGCAATTGCATCATTAAGGATCTCTACCGCTTGCTTGTTCTTTCCCAAAAACCTTAGAAAGCTAGCATACTTGTACCAAAGCCGCTCCAGATTTGTCGTGCTATCTATGCCAAGAGTGTTTATAGCAAGGATGAATGTACGTTCTGCTTCCTGGTTCTTTGACATAGCTATCTGGAGCTTAATCTTCGCCAACCAAAAGTCTAGGTAAGAAGGAAGAATTTTGAGACCTCTCTCCAGCACTTTATTGGCTCCGTGGACATCATTAAGCCGTTTCCAGATCTCCTTGACATATATGAGCAGCAGCACAGGGCGTTCTTTAATGATATTCTGTTCGAATAGAAGCCTATCGCATGCATCATATATCTCTTTCATTTTACCAGTTTTTCTGCCTAGGTTTATAAATGCGGTCCATATGGAAAGCCTTGATGGTTCTTTTGAGAGTAGATACGCAATTGCCTCCTTTTTAGTGTAGAAAGCGTCATCTCCTAGTCCGTCGATAGTAGCCAGTAGGTCGGCCGAGTCCGCGCTTTGTTCAGCCAGAACTACTTCTAAGAGCGCACTTATGGTTAGTGGGTAAGATCTCTCAGCTTCAATATTCTTACAATGAACCATCCATTCTTCCAAAGTCAAACACTTGTCTCCTTTACGTAACAACTCAATTCCCTCTCGAAGTAATTTTACCAATTGAGCTTTGTCGGCAGTACCAGATTCTTCTTCTATTTCTGCCGTGATAATCCACAGTGCCTCGTTATCCGATACAGCTTTTCTAGCTTTGTCTAGCGTTTCCCGCTTGTGCGCAAGATCTTGCAACTTTATCAGTGCCGTCCAGAGGCTTATACTAGTTGGAACCAGATCAGTAGCCTTCTCAAGAACGCGCAATGCGGCATTCCTGTTAGATTCAAGTTGGACAGCCATTTTCCAAAATGTCTCACTTTTAGGTACTTGTTGCAACGCTTTTCGTACCACTCTCGCCTTGTTAAACTGTTCTTGCTCCAATTCGACGGCTTTTAACCAAAGTCGTTCACTTCTTACATTAAATTGAACAGCTTGTGCTACGAGGTCTTTACAGTATGCTAAATCAGACTGATTCAGTCTAATGTTTTCCAGCCACACGTCTTCCTCTTTCGGACATTGCTGACAACCTTCGTCGATGATCGCCTTCGCCACTTGAAAGCGCCGTGCCCTTTCCTCTAACCGAGCCGAAGCAATCCAACTATAAGGTTTAGTTGGATCTGTCTTCCTGTATGATGCGAGAATTGCCCGCATCTTAGGCAGGTCCTGTGCATCCACATCCATAGAGGGCGTCACTGATATAGGCTCAGAGTTCAATTGCTGCAAATAGTCGTCCACTTCCCGCTGCTGTTTGTTCAATGTCTGGTCAAACTCAGTATCCAACTGATGGCCCAGTAAACGCTCTCGTTCTTCAGtcaatttcatcaaatttACGCCGCGGCCAGAGAGCAATGAGTCCGGCGCAGCGTACGTTTTCCTTTGTTGCTGGGCTTCCAAACGCTGGCGTTTATTTTTCCTCGTAGAATCACCTGCTTCTGGAATATTTAGCCAATCGTTATCGGTCAGTGTCGCTAGATGTCGTTTCAAGTCGACGAATTGATCACCAACAGCTGACTGCGATGCCTCTTGTTTAGACCCCGTGGCAGCTTTCTTCTTGCTTGCCAAGCGTTCTTCTACCATAGAGTAGATATTTTCAGCttcaatttcatcttctgCAGCATCTTTGGTTGCTTCTGCAGCTAGGAAGTCACTGCTCCCATCCCGAGTCCTGTTGGGTTTCCTACTATTGGTAACGCCAAGGTCAGAGCGTGTAGCAAATCCAGTCGCACCCCTTCCAACCCCCGCAATATAACCAGGAGGGGGTTCCTGATCAAGAAATGCAGGTCTTGAACGATTCATTAGCAGCTTTTTTGTCGATTAGGTCTACTTCATGGGCGACTGCTACGGTCGAAATTTCTAGGTAGGAGAAAAGCGATGTTGTTAAGCGCAACAGAGAGACATAATAAAACTAGGTGCCATATTACCTAAACACGCTAGCTATGGTCTAGATATAGTCCAGAAAGTACAGCCGTTGTTAGCACCTGCACCAAGTAGCTGCTATCGTCCACTAACCCAACTATTATGACTACGGTCACCGCGACAAGCTGCACTACCAGTTTATCTTTGTAAGAATAAAACTATCTTACAACAAATATCCGCGATAGTTTAATGGTTAGAATTCGCGCTTGTCGCGTGCGAGATCGGGGTTCAATTCCCCGTCGCGGAgtattttttatttttcGAGATGAGAAACAGTAGCGAAGCACCAAATTGGATTAACCGTTTTCTAAAGACAGAGTACGAAATGGCTCATTTAACTATTAGCCTTTTTGATTACGTAACGATACTAAGGAGCCGCCACACAAACATGCATTAATCACCCATATCAAGGGTGCAGAATCAAATTACAACTGCTGCAACATGTAGACTTTCCGCCAGGGTAAGTCACTAGATCTGCTATCGGCTTTAAGTGCAATACCCACATGTTGCATTGAGTTCGTTACACATAGAGAGAATGTTATCGAAGAATAACCTTTTTCGATGATTCACAGATTTTAATCCTTTGTTAACTTCCGGTCTATCTATACGTATTTGGAAATAGAAGTAGAAATAGAATTTGAGTTATATATCTGGCACGGAGAAACTCATACCATTATGaaagataataataatactTTCTTCTACGTCTGCTAAGATAGTTCGGAATCAACTCTGTAGCCCATTATTTTCTCTTATGATGTACGCAATTCCTATTGTACCATTGTTGCGTTCCAGGATATTCTAATATACACGAACATCCACCACCATAGTTTACATAATACGGTAATAATCCTCTTAGCGGCAAAATTATTGGCGGCAACAATCGGGAGGTGGTGCTTTGATAGAATAATCTGGCAACGATAGTACAAATTGCCTTCACAAAATAGATATGATTTTAATTATATGTTACATTCATCTATCCGACACACAACGGGTATTCAAATAAAGGTTAGAGCTACGGAATTATTCTTGAATACGAGTAATTAACGCGAAATATCTAATTTTTAACAAAAGAATGGAGCTTCTAATTGCCATTCCTTAGATTGTTAATTAAGATCATATTTTCTTAATATACGTCCATCGTTAGCAAACCTTCGCGAAGGTATTTTTAAATAATGATTGTAACACAAGGATAAGCAGGTATAAACTGTTAAATGTCCTATAAATATTT
It encodes:
- the LYS14 gene encoding Lys14p (Syntenic homolog of Ashbya gossypii ABL099W; Syntenic homolog of Saccharomyces cerevisiae YDR034C (LYS14)), whose protein sequence is MKEGQINTTKGKAICWHCSRLHRQCLYIHLTPMYKKRGRHRLPKRILVPSLIPFP
- a CDS encoding regucalcin (Syntenic homolog of Ashbya gossypii ABL098W; Syntenic homolog of Saccharomyces cerevisiae YBR053C) — encoded protein: MSVSKYFHAKNAILSEGITYLARSQELFWVDVFQGEIYRVTTIANPNENYKVYSISSLSYKNPAEYPYDPQSAERVGCVFPIEDSDGNAVKTVLFGGRYGIGKLDTASGKWEYIYLFRDSKFKKSWARLRTNDGAVSPNGREIYIGLMTDFSFGGPDTKKDPEGCVLRVNLQRKECQMVLDNVHIPNAINWNPDSSKIYITDSTNCIIWEAPFLNGAPAIDKKRVFYSTKNDSNKDYPDAQPDGSFVDPRDGHLYTAVWAAYKIQEINPCGELVDEYKFPTPRISSCCLGPDGDVYATSAIEGNFDTADGSEVDGGSIYRLSILKLRRNYVTSSIISPVY
- the PRP6 gene encoding U4/U6-U5 snRNP complex subunit PRP6 (Syntenic homolog of Ashbya gossypii ABL100W; Syntenic homolog of Saccharomyces cerevisiae YBR055C (PRP6)); translated protein: MNRSRPAFLDQEPPPGYIAGVGRGATGFATRSDLGVTNSRKPNRTRDGSSDFLAAEATKDAAEDEIEAENIYSMVEERLASKKKAATGSKQEASQSAVGDQFVDLKRHLATLTDNDWLNIPEAGDSTRKNKRQRLEAQQQRKTYAAPDSLLSGRGVNLMKLTEERERLLGHQLDTEFDQTLNKQQREVDDYLQQLNSEPISVTPSMDVDAQDLPKMRAILASYRKTDPTKPYSWIASARLEERARRFQVAKAIIDEGCQQCPKEEDVWLENIRLNQSDLAYCKDLVAQAVQFNVRSERLWLKAVELEQEQFNKARVVRKALQQVPKSETFWKMAVQLESNRNAALRVLEKATDLVPTSISLWTALIKLQDLAHKRETLDKARKAVSDNEALWIITAEIEEESGTADKAQLVKLLREGIELLRKGDKCLTLEEWMVHCKNIEAERSYPLTISALLEVVLAEQSADSADLLATIDGLGDDAFYTKKEAIAYLLSKEPSRLSIWTAFINLGRKTGKMKEIYDACDRLLFEQNIIKERPVLLLIYVKEIWKRLNDVHGANKVLERGLKILPSYLDFWLAKIKLQIAMSKNQEAERTFILAINTLGIDSTTNLERLWYKYASFLRFLGKNKQAVEILNDAIAKYPACEKLRLQLSQVYVEMSLLSEAREVLTIASKEFPSRPKFWVQLAKLDEQQFQKTTSARSDLDLGLLKNPGSWEIYVARAQMEVRVGNKNHAILVVQEGLRKCPENPNLWCLNIQLVEKKSLRKTMFQQALKSTNNNGLVLTEIGKSFYKEGQIEKALRWFQHATETHPKSGDAWAWYYKLLKQTDKDTAEVEALVEEHEPKYGDLWISVSKDVKTQYKSPSDILKLCNTFI
- the MIX14 gene encoding Mix14p (Syntenic homolog of Ashbya gossypii ABL097C; Syntenic homolog of Saccharomyces cerevisiae YDR031W (MIC14)), translated to MSALDQFVMQDVAKHCPKQFMEMHKCIAQNRDDPSQCNFRQKDLATCIKQKVPSVQAIMSNCGDKMNDYQQCITDNMESRTINENCLGYLEEMRKCASKWVEGKTLPINEL
- the REG1 gene encoding protein phosphatase regulator REG1 (Syntenic homolog of Ashbya gossypii ABL095W; Syntenic homolog of Saccharomyces cerevisiae YDR028C (REG1)) → MPRDLMDYFSQGGSNKGGVTKKQENGSSEWLGPSVSMAVEVGDRDEFERTTFNLKRTRSMGLLDEYIEPTRKLLERSSAYGGNLERTPTSFGNYSERSSVCLPPADQDAVACEQQQCNFSGSMLSPQLTVLSVGGAEDSKSPPVPDTDSFRLPLDDNDVQHEPNRHVDYLSHKWEESDISQSWKYIILKKRQKGEQDLINAARLENASWRTWAKARNNLQTVSPEMVNWSKDSDVTWLYGPIVRDNCNSTHSTHGNYNNVKSGVAQHEEFGYASDDETSKRVPAKQVEKEDRRTGPKPILKKRSVSEIIEENALWRLTVARQHRKQITDANSIMDGYGRNYQHDDYDALAARVNSQYYVSTHMASSKEPGHSTSPINSPPPQNLHTKMPVSFEIGSDANIPPQQPRPESHLNDSKSPSKIQVLPSILSKTNKEKDKLKDRHIHFNDRVEQCMAVNHHTDFDYDNDYDHDEYAYDYDDVDDDDEKYDGNVASSKGYSSHYRVAENRKYEISRDDEEVDDDEDQDDEEFGLFISATGRKMETGLNVHTDASSYGSSTGGNGGRFAIPLIIKMLPATTLNYGSDDEYCRGSDYNSGNAVSHNMNTYRGYDYVYDYNSVYTADTSNLLAFYTCDIVDVPESLRTPVTEETSINFRLDNNASEQPKELKAINALPYQHDSQVVNAFKANNQPYKNEPIQNDADGSDDSTHTNQNINSNNNSLSKNKSTDSDSLTLKRTYSLGKSNSSSLHDIQHGKAPLIQSHNFITGKQLASKSGTSLHKSSQQVPPQRPVLLKRNPSSKSFIFDDSDSDSESDSAPVKKVSHTFQPSSNDSNVRSPFSIPTKNTSASTSPKAIPPPNFGSFGSSNSHASLSDVDIPGYISPRNGSMQYMISKERIINVNSNNSNSSNNGHTSGTNTSDDTDRSRNLDLDSVSKTFENYHIDSPSAEGSDKYDRGSQGSGRMMEMASKYLNSWKR
- the RAD28 gene encoding Rad28p (Syntenic homolog of Ashbya gossypii ABL096W; Syntenic homolog of Saccharomyces cerevisiae YDR030C (RAD28)); this encodes MKVYIYIYRNEVSATERKTATLANIAMYHRWLNYALDEDESLTRHCTLLVDSPDIYQHSKTAGAAGATIGVTAIAIERQTGQFFISAGTDGSLSMWQFESRHSDDHTRGTNLNKRRHYLKGSIAEHRQPLPRKMLERHNVRQVKNIVTYSQRSLIAPPSISSTHYYDSFSSDEHLQSAPGVHTVTNCLFYARDNGMFITAGTDYTIKIWDTAAFQSVHSISLPYRINQIDTKEDLILCGLDDKNPCVLDLRNVRGKGMILGSRSNLPNSQVLCAKFVAAPTSSTSPEYSDTRYVITGDSAGSLRTWDLRMANRCVCTVTGAHHTYTNDISIEPTPTATRKFLSTGKDGKCKIWSTANGLCCLKRELTPADAFRNRTPKRTSRRLLWHEKYCYVNSDQGDLLIYECDTGALVHALSVPHTLNVPGGNLQGRRSIIQAMDIQPIQSNTVGPRLILGTDSLTGSLLDYQLTFM